A genomic region of Desulfosarcina ovata subsp. ovata contains the following coding sequences:
- a CDS encoding AAA family ATPase produces MAKPIDTDAILQKPWGDAGPSEALDQLAKLAATFMSAAVKRSADRSSFRIEQDHPDAGPGIEALNGRITAANALEIKVRLVTLPDGIRVGDNFVKCLLETSKEFQLADPPRPEDSANREIWFEFQGKASPLGPSRESAFLKRLETLNDRAKRLQADIPIAVLEPDLDKIYKDHLEYLNPVYPCGADEINGLPTMTDWAQENYDLLAARCSVAIVSPDSVLTDFGLAIMAFVFLKKGSSLGRFVQTQLTTQLLLEMANKAPGIIVVPADRLTMGTNPYSMGRDVQSLFSSLTSMGRTVLFTGTFNELRTALGRGQGGKSDPLEPVVRHIPDIPVETLVQFAVQSEARRYGGLSRSDERKLAKEISDVLAKDRRSAQHRLLPNLVSWTMAEQSKGRAITSGSLRTFLGRLQKPTETLGGLGYRPKIERAPHVQRHFLKVLDDPGLIAFFRSRILGQDRALEQMIGRLLEMVTAEQKLYRPLCYLAQGTTGTGKSESARLLARALGIPLHTINVASMKIPEMANTRLYGSSPGFVGSYESGILEKLAKEHLGVVVEVMDLDHAPPEHRSGIADEFLQVLDDGVAESGSGTIFSCANLIFAFTSNLPEGRDEKLRRSMGFGESPSLDQIESDVRKEVKSLFSPAFLGRVGDPILFGELDHETLAIILEKAVATTIRTIADRHGEAIGQVVLENGLGMAVVSSSRLARAVLGARSFMDLGRSLGAKAYRQFRHSGPGPDGNNLIVSRNNTGELLIEMDQ; encoded by the coding sequence ATGGCCAAGCCGATCGACACGGACGCCATACTTCAAAAGCCCTGGGGCGACGCCGGACCGTCGGAGGCACTCGACCAGTTGGCGAAACTCGCGGCAACATTCATGTCCGCCGCCGTTAAGCGATCCGCGGATCGATCGTCTTTTCGGATCGAGCAGGACCATCCCGATGCCGGACCGGGCATTGAAGCACTGAACGGACGAATCACCGCGGCCAATGCGCTTGAAATAAAGGTGCGGCTGGTGACCCTTCCAGATGGCATTCGGGTCGGTGACAATTTCGTGAAATGCCTGCTGGAGACATCGAAAGAATTTCAGCTTGCCGACCCCCCTCGTCCTGAGGATTCCGCAAACCGTGAAATCTGGTTCGAATTTCAGGGGAAGGCATCCCCGCTGGGTCCGTCAAGAGAAAGCGCTTTTTTGAAAAGATTGGAAACCCTCAACGACAGGGCCAAAAGACTTCAGGCCGATATCCCGATTGCTGTGCTGGAGCCGGATCTGGATAAAATCTACAAAGATCATCTGGAGTACTTAAATCCGGTTTATCCCTGCGGCGCCGATGAGATCAATGGACTTCCGACAATGACTGACTGGGCGCAAGAAAATTACGATTTGCTGGCAGCGCGCTGCTCCGTGGCCATCGTCAGCCCGGATTCCGTGCTGACGGACTTTGGTTTGGCCATCATGGCCTTTGTTTTTTTAAAAAAAGGCTCCAGTCTCGGCCGGTTTGTTCAAACCCAGCTGACAACGCAACTGTTGCTCGAAATGGCAAACAAGGCACCGGGGATAATCGTTGTTCCGGCAGACAGGCTCACCATGGGGACCAACCCCTACAGTATGGGCCGGGACGTTCAATCCTTATTCTCATCCCTTACGTCCATGGGTAGGACCGTTCTTTTTACAGGTACGTTTAACGAGCTGCGAACCGCCCTCGGCCGCGGCCAGGGGGGCAAATCCGACCCTCTTGAACCTGTCGTGCGACACATTCCCGATATTCCCGTGGAGACTCTGGTGCAATTTGCCGTTCAATCCGAGGCAAGACGTTATGGAGGGCTGTCCCGGTCCGATGAACGAAAACTGGCCAAAGAAATCTCTGACGTTTTGGCAAAAGACCGCCGGTCGGCGCAACATCGACTGCTTCCCAATCTCGTATCCTGGACCATGGCGGAACAATCCAAGGGCCGGGCCATCACTTCGGGTTCTTTAAGGACCTTTTTAGGACGGCTGCAAAAGCCAACCGAAACCCTGGGCGGGCTGGGGTATCGTCCCAAAATCGAAAGGGCGCCGCATGTGCAGCGTCATTTTCTCAAGGTACTCGATGACCCCGGACTGATAGCGTTTTTCAGATCAAGAATTCTGGGTCAAGACAGGGCGCTTGAGCAAATGATCGGAAGACTTCTGGAAATGGTAACCGCCGAGCAGAAGCTATACAGACCGCTCTGCTATCTGGCTCAAGGAACCACCGGTACGGGAAAGTCGGAAAGCGCAAGACTTCTGGCCAGGGCCCTGGGGATTCCTTTGCATACGATCAATGTTGCCAGCATGAAAATCCCGGAAATGGCCAATACCAGACTCTACGGTTCCAGTCCGGGTTTCGTAGGCTCCTATGAATCAGGCATCCTGGAGAAGTTGGCGAAGGAACATCTCGGAGTGGTTGTTGAGGTCATGGACCTGGATCACGCGCCACCGGAACACAGGTCAGGTATTGCCGACGAGTTCCTGCAAGTCCTTGATGACGGGGTGGCTGAATCGGGTTCGGGGACTATATTCTCCTGTGCAAACCTTATTTTTGCGTTTACTTCCAATCTTCCCGAAGGCCGTGACGAAAAGCTCAGACGAAGTATGGGTTTCGGTGAAAGCCCGTCACTCGATCAGATCGAATCCGATGTCCGGAAGGAAGTAAAATCATTGTTTTCTCCGGCATTTCTAGGCCGGGTGGGCGATCCGATTTTATTTGGAGAACTGGACCATGAAACCCTGGCCATCATTTTGGAAAAGGCCGTGGCGACCACAATTCGAACAATAGCGGATCGCCACGGCGAAGCCATCGGACAGGTGGTGCTCGAAAATGGCCTGGGCATGGCGGTTGTATCCTCCAGCCGCCTTGCCCGTGCCGTTCTCGGGGCACGTTCGTTCATGGATCTGGGCCGCTCGTTGGGGGCAAAGGCGTATCGGCAATTCCGCCACTCGGGCCCCGGGCCCGATGGCAACAATCTTATCGTTTCCCGGAACAATACGGGAGAACTGTTAATCGAGATGGACCAATAA
- a CDS encoding HEAT repeat domain-containing protein produces the protein MIRKKIRLFLKTILEPPIDEYGAYNSILALKCVKEMDNFDDIGVLEKYLIQELECKFDLIDLIDILVYTGMSKTIENILVKIGDDCYPSGLDRLDRIGRPKNFLRWLERINEKERILKVAQINLDSKKYIETSKFKKPDINFDVNVREKLTKALACVGSNGAIDVLGEALRDPVNSVSSLAVEALYRMGSDRAVDELVKGMDFFNFNRCLFNEPIEALSKIGSNRVAHALVRHILNHNKKGTADNSGTPLKSLDSLVPTNDREKHLRKLPPETDFDRAVDVLIHGLMEGRSLFDRYSSDMVLRLIVSNTSIDVLVEAIRIGNGSVAKKSSAARNLLIFYDQSFPSVREISANALCAIGSDKALDALIKLLEDSDPEVRRVSVRTLGRMGSEKPLEVLIKLLMDDEDDWVRETAVEALGEIGSVTSEDTLIGLLQDDSNQIRAEAATALGKIGSKKSEKTLINLLQNGEDWVRGIAAEALGKIGSNKSEDGLMKLLRNKNEKVCSNAAVALCRIGSNKAVDALIKFLGDGDEQVCSNAAVALMKLLDDSEGLVSCEFYENIHNIESEKEINALIKCFVELGAKARRKSARIIGKTDPKVAVNALVKIIEEDRDDFRVDAAADALGIIGTDDAVNALIKKLKDDDANCYHCAYSLGKIGTDKAIDALFTSWKMAVGIKKEILTDAFIHMGNPLKIISYFNDRDFNNFFRKYALKTKTPFYKKRGKWFYFDQKLHQEIAIFQTDGNLD, from the coding sequence ATGATTAGAAAAAAAATACGTTTGTTTCTAAAAACCATTCTCGAACCGCCAATTGATGAATACGGAGCATACAATTCTATCCTTGCTCTTAAATGTGTTAAAGAAATGGATAACTTTGATGACATTGGAGTATTAGAGAAATATCTTATCCAAGAACTGGAATGCAAATTTGATCTTATCGATCTTATTGATATTTTAGTTTACACGGGAATGTCCAAAACGATAGAAAATATATTGGTTAAAATCGGTGATGATTGCTACCCATCTGGATTAGATAGATTAGATAGAATTGGTCGCCCTAAAAATTTCTTGCGTTGGCTGGAAAGAATTAATGAGAAAGAACGAATCCTAAAAGTAGCCCAAATAAATTTGGATTCAAAAAAATATATAGAAACTTCTAAATTTAAGAAACCCGACATCAATTTTGATGTGAATGTCAGAGAAAAATTAACCAAAGCGTTGGCCTGCGTAGGTTCAAATGGAGCGATAGATGTTCTTGGTGAAGCACTTCGGGATCCAGTTAACAGCGTTAGCAGTTTAGCTGTCGAAGCATTGTACAGAATGGGTTCAGATCGGGCTGTGGATGAACTCGTAAAAGGAATGGATTTTTTTAATTTTAATCGATGTCTTTTCAATGAACCCATCGAGGCATTGAGCAAAATAGGATCTAACAGGGTTGCTCACGCCCTTGTTCGCCATATATTGAATCATAATAAAAAAGGAACAGCAGATAATTCGGGGACACCTTTAAAATCTTTAGACTCTTTAGTGCCGACAAATGACCGGGAGAAGCATTTAAGAAAGCTGCCGCCCGAAACAGATTTCGACAGGGCTGTGGATGTGCTCATCCATGGGTTAATGGAAGGGCGGAGTCTATTCGACAGGTACAGTTCTGATATGGTGCTGAGACTGATTGTCTCAAACACATCCATAGATGTTTTGGTTGAAGCCATAAGAATCGGCAACGGTTCTGTGGCTAAAAAAAGTTCCGCAGCGAGAAATTTATTGATATTTTATGATCAATCATTTCCATCTGTTAGAGAGATCTCAGCAAATGCGTTATGTGCGATCGGTTCTGATAAGGCCTTGGATGCTTTAATTAAGCTTCTGGAGGACAGTGATCCGGAAGTTCGACGTGTTTCAGTTAGAACTTTAGGACGCATGGGATCAGAAAAGCCTCTGGAAGTTTTAATAAAACTATTAATGGATGATGAGGATGATTGGGTTCGGGAAACAGCAGTTGAAGCCCTGGGGGAAATAGGCTCCGTTACATCGGAAGATACACTGATAGGTCTCTTACAAGATGATAGTAATCAAATTAGAGCCGAGGCGGCTACGGCTTTAGGTAAAATAGGCTCAAAAAAATCAGAAAAAACACTGATCAATCTTTTACAAAATGGTGAGGACTGGGTTAGAGGGATAGCGGCTGAAGCGCTGGGGAAAATAGGCTCCAATAAGTCTGAAGATGGCTTAATGAAATTATTGAGGAATAAAAATGAAAAGGTTTGTAGTAACGCAGCTGTAGCACTTTGTAGAATAGGATCAAATAAGGCCGTAGATGCCTTAATAAAATTTTTGGGAGATGGGGATGAACAGGTTTGTAGTAACGCAGCCGTAGCACTTATGAAACTTTTGGATGATAGTGAAGGTTTGGTCAGCTGTGAATTTTACGAGAATATTCACAACATAGAATCCGAAAAGGAAATAAATGCATTGATAAAATGTTTTGTCGAACTTGGCGCAAAAGCTCGTCGTAAATCAGCCAGGATCATAGGCAAAACAGATCCGAAAGTAGCAGTCAATGCCCTAGTAAAGATTATTGAGGAGGATCGTGATGATTTCCGGGTTGATGCGGCAGCTGATGCTTTAGGTATCATCGGCACTGATGATGCGGTTAACGCTCTAATCAAGAAGTTAAAAGATGATGATGCAAATTGCTATCATTGCGCATATTCACTTGGAAAAATTGGTACGGACAAGGCAATCGATGCATTATTCACTTCCTGGAAAATGGCTGTAGGCATTAAAAAGGAAATTTTGACCGATGCATTTATACATATGGGAAACCCTTTAAAGATCATATCTTATTTTAATGATAGAGATTTCAATAACTTTTTTCGAAAATATGCTTTGAAAACAAAGACGCCTTTTTATAAGAAACGGGGGAAATGGTTTTATTTCGATCAAAAACTTCACCAGGAAATAGCAATTTTTCAAACCGACGGTAATCTCGATTAA
- a CDS encoding NACHT domain-containing protein: MKIYDSIQAWQRHLHSIRDFINGENIRTRYEAPLSPIAFPIIVGEAYDRFGAMAFFTHGVDCSLQDAGTFKMTVGDRKTKFTSSNTDINIHIASCVERLLGQAYPVSEKFLSFEINPSVNSGITGLDLESPQYRIEGGSYNLAFLMHALLDPIQNALPSDIALTGKLAQNDCGDFIIDPIEDLEQKIYAVAAYKVDKFFIPHGNVKEIAAYETPDGKYAIDKGDARLEIIPVNTPDEVLKKLFGNNWFELPDFRSVYDIKYMLQQEILSSNFVRIKNILGKRDERYVDMGNYVKLQIMADQKETKTPCQTNSKKSDEDNKKPDKKRQEIKNQSILPSSLIGQFGRAKDGKKVLIVGGAGSGKSTLIRKLLLQLCNEEFKNAKHLIPVYVEMGHLLEKDINFIDTIIKSFLNHMETEKGPTDFSHPSVYLNYLKKYKQLGNAIFLLDGYDELLESDEIFKIGSLHNVIITSRHLVFDLEDAAKYVVQPLEGKAINALTYNYLKNYEKRKKIDRYLESQEKTGIKNYFNNPLMLSIIVDVLQTDNVDIPREKMTQTQLIASAVKILVEKAEQDQGHYFRIWCGTRTMELANVFFRKLAEKSFYRSAIYEERLGEELDKLIDGKKIHKLGRKATNKIYRELITILTAGIGIIEPSGNNEYRFFHQIFHEYFVAKYVVDEISDNPVDFKNWINAHKFDLRYEMVFQFIAGLLDISFFEQRRQEK; this comes from the coding sequence GACATCTGCACAGTATCCGCGATTTCATAAACGGCGAAAACATCCGGACCCGATATGAAGCACCGCTCTCACCGATTGCCTTTCCGATTATCGTGGGCGAGGCATACGATCGCTTCGGAGCCATGGCTTTTTTTACCCATGGCGTCGATTGTTCTCTGCAGGACGCCGGAACCTTCAAAATGACCGTCGGTGACCGGAAGACGAAATTTACAAGCTCGAACACGGACATCAACATCCATATTGCTTCTTGTGTGGAAAGACTGCTGGGCCAAGCCTATCCTGTTTCGGAAAAATTTCTTTCATTTGAGATAAATCCGTCTGTTAATTCCGGGATTACCGGGCTCGATCTGGAAAGCCCTCAGTACCGTATCGAGGGGGGGTCGTATAACCTTGCCTTTTTGATGCATGCGCTGCTCGATCCCATCCAGAATGCGCTACCATCGGATATTGCCTTGACGGGCAAGCTCGCGCAAAACGATTGCGGAGATTTTATCATCGACCCTATCGAAGACCTGGAGCAAAAAATATATGCCGTTGCCGCTTACAAAGTTGACAAATTCTTTATCCCGCATGGAAATGTGAAAGAGATCGCAGCATATGAAACACCGGATGGGAAATATGCCATCGATAAAGGTGACGCCCGCCTGGAGATTATACCGGTCAACACACCCGACGAGGTGTTAAAAAAACTTTTTGGTAACAACTGGTTTGAGCTACCGGATTTCAGAAGCGTTTATGATATTAAATACATGCTACAGCAGGAAATATTAAGTTCTAATTTTGTTAGAATCAAAAACATCCTGGGTAAGAGAGATGAACGATATGTTGATATGGGCAACTACGTTAAACTCCAAATAATGGCGGATCAAAAAGAGACAAAAACTCCTTGCCAAACGAATTCTAAAAAAAGTGATGAGGATAACAAAAAACCTGATAAAAAGCGGCAAGAAATAAAAAATCAATCAATACTGCCTTCATCGCTCATCGGCCAGTTTGGGCGCGCGAAAGACGGCAAAAAGGTATTGATTGTCGGTGGGGCGGGATCAGGGAAAAGCACCTTGATTCGAAAACTTCTTCTTCAACTTTGCAATGAAGAATTTAAAAATGCGAAACATCTTATTCCTGTTTACGTTGAGATGGGTCACCTTCTGGAAAAAGATATCAATTTTATTGATACCATTATAAAATCATTTTTAAACCACATGGAGACAGAAAAAGGCCCTACCGATTTTTCTCATCCTTCCGTTTATCTCAATTATTTAAAAAAATATAAACAGTTGGGAAATGCTATTTTCCTGCTGGATGGGTATGATGAATTGTTAGAATCGGATGAAATATTTAAAATCGGTTCCTTACATAATGTAATCATTACATCCCGACATTTAGTTTTCGATTTGGAAGACGCAGCAAAATACGTGGTACAACCGCTTGAGGGCAAAGCCATTAACGCCTTAACATATAACTATTTAAAAAATTATGAAAAACGGAAAAAAATTGACCGATATCTTGAATCCCAGGAGAAGACCGGAATCAAAAACTATTTTAATAATCCTCTTATGTTATCTATAATCGTAGACGTCCTGCAGACCGATAATGTCGATATTCCCCGCGAAAAGATGACCCAAACGCAACTTATAGCCAGCGCCGTTAAAATACTCGTAGAAAAAGCTGAACAAGACCAAGGTCACTATTTTCGCATATGGTGCGGTACTAGGACGATGGAACTCGCGAATGTTTTCTTCAGAAAATTGGCTGAAAAATCTTTCTATAGATCAGCAATATATGAAGAACGTCTTGGAGAAGAACTGGACAAACTGATAGACGGTAAAAAAATACATAAACTTGGCCGCAAGGCCACCAATAAAATCTACCGTGAGCTGATTACAATTTTAACCGCGGGGATCGGAATTATAGAGCCTTCCGGGAATAATGAATACCGGTTTTTTCATCAGATTTTTCATGAATATTTTGTGGCAAAGTATGTAGTAGATGAGATATCTGACAATCCTGTTGATTTTAAAAATTGGATAAATGCGCATAAATTCGATCTACGTTATGAGATGGTTTTTCAGTTTATTGCAGGTCTGCTTGATATATCATTCTTTGAACAAAGACGCCAGGAAAAATGA